One Vicia villosa cultivar HV-30 ecotype Madison, WI linkage group LG5, Vvil1.0, whole genome shotgun sequence genomic window, TCGCTTTCCTCCACCGCATTAAGAGTCATCAAATTATTAGACCAAGTTTGAACATTCTCAATTTTATCAATATTGAATCTGTTAGTGCAGAGCTCAATTTGAGCCTTTTCAAGCTCCTGCCTGGCTGCATCTATTTTCCTCTTCATATCATGGAAAGGAGTGCAAAGAACTCTTAACACATCTTTCAGCCTCTTTAGTTTCACCCATAACACATACATAGGGTTCCCCGATATAGGAATCCTCCAATTTTTCTCAACAGCATCATGAAACCCTGTGATCCTAGCCTAACTATTTATGTACTTGAAATTGCCTCTGAAATGGTTAtgctttattgttatttttagaCATAATAAACTGTGGTCAGAAATGGTAGGAGGCATGATGATTAAAGTAGAATCAATGTTCTGCTGCAGCCACGTTAAGTTCCCCAAAAACCCGTCAATTCTCGAATAGATGGTGTTCTCAACTTGCTTATTCAACCAGGTGAAGTAGTCACCAGTACTGTCTATTTCATACACCCCAACACTTTGCATCATCTCTTTAAAATCAGAAGTTTCAGCTTCAGTGACATCTCTACCCCCAATTCTGTCTTGGGCATGAATCACATTGTTGAAATCACCAAGTAAGCACTAAGAGTCATGATTCTGAACCTGCAAATTCACAATGTCTTTCCATAGCTTTCTCCTATCCTCCAAGTGGTTCATCGCATAGATGGAAGTAAGCCAATTAAGGAACTCACCATTTTTGTTATAAACTCCACAGTGTAGCAACTGACTAGTGCTGCTAATTGGTTTAACATCAACTTTGTTGTCATCCCAAAGTAACCAAATTCTCCCATTTTCATGATGATCATAATTGTCAAGGTACTTTTCATGCACATTAAGCTTATTTCTAATAGCCACTGCCTTATTTCTTTTCACTCTAGTTTCCAAAAGAACTATGATTGTAGGATTTAGACCCTTGGGAAGGGAAATAATTTTTCTAGTCTTTCCTACCTTATTGAGTCCCCTAACATTCCAAGAAACAATCATGGCACCTTGTCTTGTACCAACAAGGAGGCATTCAAATCTCCAAGAGGTCCAAAATCATTTGTGCATTGAATCCTAGGTGTACATGCTTCTATCACTGCTTCTTACCACTCCTCTGCACTTTGGTCCAGTCAGTATCATCATCCTTGGTAGTAGTCACTCCCTTATTACTTGATTCAGCTGCATCAATGCTGTTCAGATTAGGAGGAAATTTTGGTTTCCATACTTTCTCCTTCTTCACTAGAGGTTTATCACAAATGTGGCCGAATTTCTTGCATTTACCACAAAACTTCGGCTTCCATTCGTATTCCAAAACTTGAGTCATCTTGTTCCCTTCTGTGTCTTTGATAACAATCTCTGTAGGAAGCTCCTGGGTGATATCAACTTCTATTAGAATTCGAGCATATGAGACTCTGAGCCTTTGTGCAGTGCATTCGTCAGTAACAATTTGAGTCCCCAAAATACTTCCAATTCTCCCTAAACTTCTGGCTCCCCATAGATATAAAGGTAGATGAGGAAGAGTGACCCTAATTGGTATAGTTTTGAGAATGTCTCTCTTCAAATTAAAATCTGGCGACCAATCTCTGATTAACATTGGCATATTCAGTATAGTGTAAGGCCCTTTAGATAACACAGCTTCTTTCTCCTGGAATGAGTGTAATCGCATGATGAAGTACCCTTCATCATTGTAGAATAAGTCTGGAAGCTTCACAAAATTCCAGTTCCTTTCTATGAATTGTTTAACTGAAGTCATGCTAATATCACGCCCAATAACGTACATGATTAGGGCTTATTCCCAGTATTTGAGCTCTCCAATAATGTCCTCCACTTCAATCTCAGCCTCCAACACTCCATTCACCACAGTGGGTGCAATGAATTCAAGAGACATCCCATTCTCTGTATTCCGATTTTCGCTAATTACGTCTTTCCATAACTTCCTTGGCTCCTCCTCTTTTAGAGCTACAGATTTCTTCTCTGGTGTAAGAGTACTTTTCGGAGAAGAAATTAAGGTTTCgtctttttctgattcagaagaatCAACTACCATGACCACCAAGTTTGCATTATTTGTTTAATAAAGGGCTTTATAAATGCATTTAAGTTTGTAACCACCTAATGTTTATTAAGTTTGACTTGGATTTGGCCTCTTTCTTCGATCTAGCAATTTAATGCCAATCACAAACTTGACTAAGCATCATCACACAATGGGATTTCATTTAATACGCAGTCCATCAATTTCTAACTACCCCTAAAGTGTTAAATAAGTGTCACTTTAGCACAACAAGTGtgttttaatatcattttattttttcaatatactatttatttatttataatttacacctaaattattattatatatatatatatatatagagtttATATTTTCCTTTTTCAAGCATCATGTTTTTGCCCTTAAGCATTGACCGAACCATGTCAAGGACTgttcgattcttcctttcagcaaccccattttgttgaggtgagtATGCTGCAGTTAGAAATCTCCTTATGCCTTGCTCTTCACAATACTTCATAAAGGTTGTTGAGGTATACTCTCCTCCTCTATCAGATCGAAGAGCTTTGATGTGTCGATTAGTTATCTTCTCCACCATTACTTTAAACTTCTTAAATGTGTCGAGTGCTTCAGATTTTTCTTTCAAGAAATAGACCCAAGTCTTCCTTGAAAAATCATCAATGAAGGAGATGAAATACTTCTTTCCACTAAAGGATTCTGGAGTGATTGGTCCACAAATATCAGTGTGAATTAATTCAAGGATGTGCTTAGCCTGATATTCTGACTTCTTCTAAAAGGAAGTTATTGTTTGCTTACCAAGTATACACTCTTCACAAAATTTTCTTTCATATTCCATGCTAGGTAGTCCATGCACCATGTTCTTCTTTGCTAATCTCTTTATCCCAGCATGATGTAGATGACAAAACCGCAGATGCCACAAGGTCGACTGGTCTTTGACATTAACTTTCAACCATTTTTCTCGAATGCTTCTTAGATTCAGTTTGTACACTCGATTTCCCTCCGTTTCGACTTGGGCAATCAAATCCTCTAATTTATCCTTCATATGCAGTATTCGATCCTTCATGAATATCGAATAACCCTTCTCTGTGAGTTATCCCAAACCCAAAATATTTGCTTTGAGTTATGGCACAAAATAGATGTCTTGAATTGACCCAAGCAAGTCATCCTTTTGCAAGTAACAAATTGTTCCTTTGCCTTAAACCTTCACCTTTGATGCATCTCCAAAGGATACATGACCATCTTcaatcttttttatttctttgaataGGTGTTTGTGACCACACATATGATTGCTTGCCCTTGAGTCAAGATACCACATAGTGTCATTCTCTGTGCTTACCTCCTTTTGAGTCATCAATAGGAATCCTTCATTCGATTCTGTCTCAAGGATAAAATTTGTTGTCTCTTTCACCTTTCTTCTGAGTCGACAATCTTTGCAAGATGTCCTCCTTTACCACAGTTATAGCATCTGTAGGAGTTGCTTGTTACATTTGTAGCATTCGATGTTGGAGTAGTTCGATCTACCACCTCTCGGACCACGTCCTCTACCTCGCCAATTTTGTTGGCTTGCCTGTCTTCTCTCAAACTTGTCGTTTTGATAACTTCGACCACCATCTAGACCTCCACGGCCACGTCCTCTCCCATGCCAATTTTGAGAAAAGAGTGCCCTTTCGTCTCTAGTGGATTCCTTTGTTAGATATGCATTATCAAGTGTCTCCTCCTTCCTCTGTATTTTGCGATGTTCATGTGCCTCAAGTGAACCAGCGATTTCTTCGACAGTTATTGTCGAGAGATCCTTCGATTCTTCTATTGCACATACTATGTTTTCGAATTTGTTTATCAAAGATCTTAGAATCTTTTCGATAACACGAGCATCAGTCATTGCTTCTCCATTTCATTTCAGTTGGTTTACACTTGTTTGTACACGCGTGATGTAGTAAACTCCgactccttcatcttcattctttctGATTCTCCTCGAAGAGTTTGTAATCGAACTTGCTTGACTTTATCTGCTCCTTTGAACGCCTTTTCTAAAGTTTCCCATGCTTCCTTTGACATATTTGAACCAGCGATCTTTTCAAATCCTGATTCGTCTACAGCTCTAAACAACATGTATAATGTTGTTTTGTCTTTAGACCGCGTCTCTTTCAACGCCTTGTTCTGGGCTGCTGTGTTTCCCGTCGTGTTTTCTGGTTCTTCAAACCCAACATCTACTACTTCCCATACATCTAACGATCCAAGCAGCGCCTTCATCTGGATGCTCCAGTTTtcataatttgattttgataatTAAGGCAGTGGCATTTGACTCATCATATTTGCCATAAGCTCTGATGCCAATTTGAAGGAAGCAAGACTCTTCTATTGATATTGATAGTTTTCACAATATGTTAAGAATTGTTACAATGAGGTCTTTATATAGAGACCAAGAGATAAGAGAGAAAGGTTATAGCATTTAATAAATTGTTATTTCCTAGGAGAAACAAACTTTTAACTACCCAAGAGAATCTAACTTTTTTGCTGCCCAATGTAGCATTTAAGTTTATCCAACAAACTACACAAGATACAAACTTTGATGCTTTTGCCTCCAATGCCACTAGGAAATTTTCCTTAATACGTTGTGAGAAGGGTACCAACCATGCTGAGGGACCAAAGATGATTTAGGGGTTAAAACAGTTCAGCCTCTACGAGTTCTCGTgctaaaaggatcatgaagtggTATGATTTAGAAAGACATTGGGGATCGGGGCGAGTGAACACGCTTACCCTTCACCCTTCCAAGTCTCTCTCACACTAGTTCAAGTGCCACCATTTTGGTTCGAGCTCTCTTTGTCCAAATGTGTCTCACTGGAATCTCCAGCTTTCATGTCTATAAAGTGCAATCATGCTGAGAATTGTTGCTAAATTATAGGGAGACTTGATTCACTCGATTTGGACCATTGGTAGATAAATATATCAATACCATAATACTAAAAGAGGGTTAATAACATAGAAAAATACACCTTTATAGTAGCTTCTCACCTCATTTGAGTTTAGGTCTCAATATCCTAACCACTTTAAAGCCTCTTATAGCTCTTTTACATTAGGGAAGGTCACGCTTGCTTATTGTACTTTTAGCAAGTACAAATATTAATATTGATTACACACGGTAAACAATCTTAACCATCAATTTTTGATTTGTGAACTAGATTTGTTAAAGCAACCTTTTGTTAACGTAAAAAATCATGTTTGTGATCTAAACTAACTATTAAAACCGTGGCATATTTATGTATTCTAAGCAGTATTTGTTGTTAATATGAAACTCCTTTATTAAAAATATAGGTAACTGTTACCCTTAAAAAAATTCTTAGAGGAAAAACAAGACACGTGCCCTCATCAGAAGACTCCCACATTCAAACAGGAAACCTGCACAAAAGTAAAACAAAGCCAAAATCGACATTAGATGATGTCGAGATGGTTAGGAGTCGAAGCAAGAGCAGAAGTCGAACCTGGAGGTTCCACACTTAGCAATTTTTATAGATGAAGTGTTCGATGGTGGGATGCAGTGTCGACAGAAGACGGTTATCAGGAACAGATGAAGTGCGAGACTTCAAAAATCAAAGTTTGAAATATCAAGGAAACGGTTACAAGACCAAAATCGTGTGCCAAAGGCGCCAAAACACAAAGAAAGATCCTGTGAGGCCGTTGCTGATTATTTGAATCTTAGTCGTAGATTGTACTAGGTGGTTACTTCATGTAAAGCATATAAGTGTTCACTATTACAATCAATCTACTTGCTTACACTCTGCCCAATTTCCGCCCTTCAGGAAACAAGAGTTGCTAAGAGTTCTGATGTATGTGAATCACCATCTTTAATTTCAATGCAATCCTTTTACTGTTTAATTATATGCTTCGAAACTATCATCTACATTGTGCTTTTTAACCAATATGTGTTTGTCTTTTAATTATTGTTTCATATAAGTAAACTGAAACTGGTTGTAGTCATCAGAAAACCACCCTTGAGTCGACACCATCTGGTGGTCAAGAGTCACCCCCAGAGGTTTAGAGTCAAAGTAGTCACAATATCACAAAGTTTAAGTCTAAGTTCGTCCCGTCGGTCACGAGTCACCTGTCGGTCGAATCTAGCAGTTAGTGTGGAAAAGCATTGTATTTGTCACCAGTCTAAGAAAATCGTCTCTTAGGCAAACACTTCGACGAGATAAGTACAACTCCAAAGAACTTTAGCACGTGGTCCTAAGATCAACTGgtcgatcttgcaagtaaccCTTGGTTTCAAGGCTTTGGGAAGACCAGCGGTTGTTCACCAATTTCCATAGTGAACAAAATGGAACGCCCAGTGGGACCGTCGTGCTAATTATTATTTCGTTATATGTATGACGAAAACACCCAAAAAGGTTAGGTCTAGGATGACGAAAAGACCTAACCCAAATAACATTGATGAAGTCCCTTCACACTCTCTAGACTCCTCCAACACAGTGCTTACTCCGGTCGACCCAGTGACTGGTGCAGAGACAGATGCTGTAGTTCTGAGAATGGTAACAACAGATATCCTTGTGATATCACCAGGGGGAACTAGAGCAAGAGGTACATCATTTCGACACAATGTACCTCGTTTCGGAACCGCTGACCCCACATATGGAATGCTGTATTCCTTGATGGTTGGGAGTCAGTCGACGTTAAGTCCTGCTTTAGTGTCAGATG contains:
- the LOC131604938 gene encoding uncharacterized protein LOC131604938, yielding MTSVKQFIERNWNFVKLPDLFYNDEGYFIMRLHSFQEKEAVLSKGPYTILNMPMLIRDWSPDFNLKRDILKTIPIRVTLPHLPLYLWGARSLGRIGSILGTQIVTDECTAQRLRVSYARILIEVDITQELPTEIVIKDTEGNKMTQVLEYEWKPKFCGKCKKFGHICDKPLVKKEKVWKPKFPPNLNSIDAAESSNKGVTTTKDDDTDWTKVQRSGKKQ